The following proteins are encoded in a genomic region of Paenibacillus sp. FSL H3-0469:
- a CDS encoding RluA family pseudouridine synthase — MNTRRTRNQGNRTSNHKQGARSGAPAKPAAAPKSYTVAEPAELLAFLLKTITNKGRNSIKSMLSRGQVAVNGKPVTKHNHQLHPGQTVTIDQEKPAEAKELLGLTIVHEDDDIIVIQKDAGLLSIATGEDNELTAYRQLMEHVRLSNPKNRVYVVHRLDRDTSGVMMFARSEAIQQSLQNSWKETVKERSYVALVEGAVKRSEGTISSWLKETSTLKMYSSPHEGDGLHAVTRYKLIQANRHFSLLEVHLETGRKNQIRVHMSDIGHPIAGDKKYGAETKAVGRLGLHARVLSFVHPTTGEILTFESAIPKTFLKYTAPAPTN; from the coding sequence ATGAATACAAGAAGAACCAGAAATCAGGGGAACAGAACCTCTAACCATAAACAGGGAGCAAGATCCGGAGCCCCGGCCAAGCCGGCAGCTGCACCCAAATCCTATACAGTAGCGGAGCCTGCGGAGCTGCTTGCTTTTCTGCTGAAGACAATTACGAATAAGGGGCGCAACTCGATCAAATCCATGCTCTCCCGCGGGCAGGTTGCTGTGAACGGCAAGCCTGTGACTAAGCATAACCATCAGCTCCATCCCGGACAGACCGTGACGATTGACCAGGAGAAGCCTGCTGAAGCCAAGGAGCTGCTGGGACTGACCATTGTCCATGAGGACGACGATATTATCGTGATTCAGAAGGATGCGGGACTCCTGTCCATCGCTACCGGAGAAGACAATGAACTGACGGCTTACCGCCAGCTGATGGAGCATGTCCGCCTGAGCAACCCGAAAAACCGCGTCTATGTGGTGCACCGGCTGGACCGGGATACCTCGGGCGTCATGATGTTTGCCCGCAGCGAGGCGATTCAGCAGTCCCTCCAGAACAGCTGGAAGGAGACCGTCAAGGAACGCTCCTACGTGGCTCTGGTCGAAGGCGCTGTGAAGAGATCTGAAGGCACGATCAGCTCCTGGCTGAAGGAGACCTCGACGCTGAAGATGTACTCCAGTCCGCATGAGGGAGACGGGCTGCATGCCGTAACCCGCTATAAGCTGATCCAGGCGAACCGCCACTTCTCCCTGCTGGAGGTGCATCTGGAGACCGGACGGAAGAATCAGATCCGTGTCCACATGTCCGACATCGGCCATCCGATTGCCGGGGACAAGAAGTACGGCGCAGAGACCAAGGCAGTCGGCCGTCTGGGCCTGCATGCCCGTGTGCTCTCGTTCGTCCATCCCACTACCGGTGAAATCCTGACGTTTGAGAGCGCGATTCCGAAGACTTTTCTGAAATACACGGCACCGGCACCTACGAACTAA
- a CDS encoding CLC_0170 family protein gives MIRLLGSLAGIMLVSAMLLLVVDIRIYSNRGWHREKKYARVVAWSYILLSLMICIGLLLYI, from the coding sequence ATGATCCGGTTGCTAGGAAGCCTAGCCGGGATAATGTTGGTCTCGGCCATGCTCCTGTTGGTGGTGGATATCCGAATTTACAGTAACCGGGGCTGGCACCGGGAGAAAAAGTACGCCAGAGTCGTGGCCTGGAGCTATATCTTGCTCTCCCTGATGATCTGTATCGGCCTGCTCCTCTATATCTAG
- a CDS encoding Ger(x)C family spore germination protein has protein sequence MNIQLPRTLALLLLLAIATPLLSGCWDQVEIEDRALVLGLSIDKIPADDTQKEDRVTHIHDNSLPTEMISVTAQIAVPGRVPLGPGTGGSAGEGKTSPVWVVSVRGISLDDAMNNLQQQIADPRYLVHLRIIIISEEIARGSLAELNDYLRRNPEIRRRTWLLVSEGRASAFMDVNPPLQRVPTLYILSMMEKSVSSGKFPRDYIGTFWSADSRWGQSAYLPYVALRNKDNILIAGLAYFSGGRMAGKTAPIEIGGFMAMQGMDPGGYSTLLRTQELGIVMTKINERFTRTRSYIKDGKPCLSYDIFLEGDLDEHYSSDVPVNSPQKLHEIEQDFEEQIQTVLHGLVKQTQKDHSDIFGMGEQIRSHHPAYWREHIHGKNDWESLYSSVGVEIRLTLHIRRVGLKHD, from the coding sequence ATGAATATACAGCTACCGCGCACACTCGCCCTTCTCCTATTGCTGGCGATAGCCACCCCCCTGCTCAGCGGATGCTGGGATCAGGTGGAGATTGAGGACCGTGCGCTGGTTCTCGGCTTATCCATTGACAAAATCCCTGCAGACGATACGCAAAAAGAAGACCGGGTGACTCACATCCATGATAACTCTCTGCCTACGGAGATGATCAGTGTCACCGCCCAGATTGCCGTCCCGGGCAGAGTCCCGCTGGGCCCCGGCACCGGCGGCAGCGCAGGGGAAGGCAAAACCAGTCCCGTCTGGGTAGTCAGCGTGCGCGGCATCTCCCTCGACGATGCCATGAATAATCTGCAGCAGCAGATTGCCGACCCGCGTTATCTGGTTCACCTGCGGATCATCATCATCAGCGAGGAAATTGCCCGGGGCAGCCTTGCCGAGCTAAATGATTATCTGCGGCGCAACCCGGAAATCCGGCGCAGAACCTGGCTGCTCGTCTCCGAGGGCCGTGCTTCCGCCTTCATGGATGTGAACCCGCCGCTGCAGCGTGTGCCTACTCTTTATATTTTGTCCATGATGGAGAAGTCCGTCTCCTCCGGCAAATTCCCCCGGGATTATATCGGCACCTTCTGGTCAGCGGATTCCAGGTGGGGCCAAAGCGCTTATCTGCCTTATGTGGCACTGCGAAACAAGGATAATATCCTCATTGCAGGGCTGGCTTATTTCAGCGGCGGCCGGATGGCGGGCAAAACGGCCCCGATTGAGATCGGCGGGTTCATGGCGATGCAGGGGATGGACCCCGGCGGCTATTCCACTCTGCTCCGTACGCAGGAGCTCGGGATTGTCATGACCAAGATCAATGAACGCTTCACCCGCACCCGGAGCTATATCAAGGACGGCAAGCCCTGTTTGTCCTATGACATCTTCCTGGAAGGGGATCTGGACGAGCATTACAGCAGTGATGTTCCCGTCAACTCCCCGCAGAAGCTGCATGAGATCGAACAGGACTTCGAAGAGCAGATCCAGACGGTGCTGCACGGGCTGGTGAAGCAGACCCAGAAGGACCACTCTGATATTTTTGGTATGGGTGAACAGATCCGAAGCCATCATCCCGCCTACTGGAGGGAACACATCCACGGCAAAAACGACTGGGAGAGCCTGTACAGCAGTGTTGGTGTAGAGATCAGACTGACTCTGCATATCCGCAGAGTGGGCCTCAAGCATGACTAA
- a CDS encoding endospore germination permease encodes MNNPRQITTLRAAAVITSTIIGVGILSFPRYMTEAGNSSAPLVALCGVLFSFISYWLLASLCQRFPQETLFVFSRRLIGRPLAAIFTVVIMLLFIVLTGLTVRQFGDVATTVLYKKTPIEATIFLMLLISLLSSRRNVVKFSYIHFFYLPLITGSILVTILLSLKNVDMLNLQPVLMPPSFQFWKGARDATYLFQSSFVIVLLIPFMEKPGHAVRAGAWAIFLSGAIYVLIVIASVGIFGAEETKLLIYPTLEMARSAAFGEGFLERLDAIFIIIWVISVYTTIYTTYYISAYLLHKLLRFRDQRMASTILLPVVFILAMLPSNVFESYRWALHLGNAGMMLMFGYPLLLWTVYLLRRHRKKVTS; translated from the coding sequence ATGAATAATCCGCGCCAGATTACGACTCTGCGCGCAGCAGCCGTGATCACCAGCACCATTATCGGAGTGGGCATCCTCAGCTTCCCGCGTTATATGACCGAAGCAGGCAACAGCAGCGCTCCCCTTGTTGCGCTCTGCGGTGTACTGTTCTCCTTCATCAGCTACTGGCTGCTGGCCTCCCTCTGCCAGCGGTTTCCGCAGGAGACCCTGTTTGTGTTCAGCCGCCGCCTGATCGGACGCCCGCTTGCTGCTATTTTCACTGTGGTAATTATGCTGCTGTTCATTGTACTCACCGGTCTCACCGTACGCCAATTCGGGGATGTTGCCACAACCGTGCTGTACAAAAAAACACCGATCGAAGCAACCATCTTCCTGATGCTGCTCATCAGTCTGCTGTCCTCCAGGCGCAACGTTGTGAAGTTCTCCTATATCCACTTCTTCTATCTGCCGCTGATTACCGGCTCTATTCTGGTCACCATTCTGCTCTCGCTCAAAAATGTGGATATGCTCAATCTGCAGCCTGTCCTGATGCCCCCAAGCTTCCAGTTCTGGAAAGGAGCGCGGGATGCCACCTATCTGTTCCAAAGCTCCTTCGTCATCGTGCTGCTGATTCCATTCATGGAGAAGCCCGGGCATGCGGTTCGTGCGGGGGCCTGGGCCATCTTCCTGTCGGGAGCAATCTACGTGCTGATCGTCATTGCCTCTGTAGGGATATTCGGTGCCGAAGAGACCAAGCTGCTGATCTACCCTACCTTGGAGATGGCCCGTTCGGCGGCTTTTGGCGAGGGATTCCTGGAGCGGCTGGATGCTATCTTCATTATTATCTGGGTCATCTCTGTCTACACGACGATCTACACCACTTATTACATATCTGCCTATCTGCTGCACAAGCTGCTGCGGTTCCGCGACCAGCGGATGGCCTCCACGATTCTGCTGCCGGTGGTGTTCATCCTGGCTATGCTGCCTTCAAATGTGTTCGAATCTTACCGGTGGGCCCTTCACCTCGGCAATGCCGGCATGATGCTGATGTTCGGCTATCCTCTGCTGTTATGGACGGTCTATCTGCTTAGACGCCACAGGAAGAAGGTGACCTCATGA
- a CDS encoding spore germination protein: MQDWKDKYASYIHKQQASPPEPEPEPAGGSKLTGELKSDLPELQARLGENGDLVVRDFLLFGAYPAAMLFFSSLVNMEQVREHVLKPLMAPPPAQLEVPEDTGAMIHYIWSTAVQVTQGTTTADLSALPQAAVKGDLILLIDGIPEALRMAMRQIEMRGVEQPQTEQVIRGPREGYVEKLENNLSLLRYRLQSTDFRIEISPLGARTQSRVALCYIDSVTDSSLVAEVMRRISLIHTDGILDAGYIEQFIEDQPLSPFPQVQSTERPDKTVAALLEGRVAILVDGSPFALIVPALFNQFFQTVDDYTERFIMGSLIRIIRLIALASSLFFPALYVSVISFNPELLPTDFAVAISGGRAGVPFPAVLEVLIMEVSMEVLREATIRLPQMIGGALSIVGVLVIGQAAVGAGLASPITVVIVALTTIGSFATPAYNAAIALRMLRFPLILLAGMFGLYGVMIGTILILNHLLFLESFGVPYMSPYIPGKWRDLKDTLVRVPLWWMRRRPSFLHVRDTDRLPRSVPAAEIDQILRQGDETDE, translated from the coding sequence TTGCAAGACTGGAAAGATAAATATGCCTCCTATATACATAAGCAACAGGCTTCTCCGCCAGAGCCAGAGCCGGAGCCGGCCGGCGGAAGCAAGCTGACAGGAGAGCTGAAGAGCGATCTGCCGGAGCTTCAGGCCAGGCTCGGAGAGAACGGCGATCTGGTCGTACGCGACTTCCTGCTCTTCGGGGCGTATCCTGCCGCCATGCTCTTCTTCTCCTCACTCGTGAATATGGAGCAGGTGCGCGAGCATGTACTGAAACCGTTAATGGCCCCGCCTCCAGCGCAGCTTGAGGTACCGGAGGATACGGGCGCAATGATTCATTATATCTGGAGTACTGCCGTCCAGGTTACTCAAGGCACCACGACTGCCGATCTGTCCGCACTCCCCCAAGCCGCCGTGAAGGGGGATCTGATTCTGCTGATTGACGGAATTCCCGAGGCGCTCCGCATGGCAATGCGCCAGATTGAGATGCGCGGGGTCGAGCAGCCGCAGACAGAGCAGGTCATACGCGGGCCGCGTGAAGGCTATGTGGAGAAGCTGGAGAACAACCTCTCCCTGCTGCGCTACCGGCTCCAGAGCACGGACTTCAGGATTGAGATCAGCCCGCTAGGTGCACGTACCCAGTCAAGGGTGGCTCTATGTTACATTGACAGCGTCACTGACAGCAGTCTGGTCGCTGAAGTCATGCGCCGAATCTCGCTGATTCATACCGACGGCATTCTCGATGCCGGATACATCGAACAGTTCATCGAAGACCAGCCGCTCTCTCCCTTCCCTCAGGTCCAGAGCACTGAGCGGCCGGATAAGACTGTGGCCGCCCTTCTGGAAGGACGGGTTGCCATTCTCGTCGATGGCTCACCGTTTGCCCTGATTGTTCCCGCCCTCTTCAACCAGTTCTTCCAGACGGTGGATGATTATACGGAACGCTTCATTATGGGCAGCCTAATCCGGATCATCCGGCTGATTGCGTTGGCCAGCTCACTATTTTTCCCGGCGTTATATGTCTCTGTAATCTCCTTCAACCCCGAGCTGCTGCCTACGGATTTCGCTGTGGCGATCTCGGGAGGCCGCGCGGGCGTGCCGTTTCCGGCTGTGCTGGAGGTGCTGATCATGGAGGTATCGATGGAGGTGCTGCGGGAAGCGACGATCCGGCTGCCGCAGATGATCGGCGGAGCATTATCTATTGTGGGCGTGCTCGTTATCGGACAGGCTGCCGTGGGCGCAGGATTGGCCAGTCCGATCACGGTTGTCATTGTGGCTCTGACGACCATCGGCTCGTTCGCCACTCCCGCCTACAATGCGGCGATCGCCCTGCGGATGCTGCGGTTTCCGCTGATCCTTTTGGCCGGTATGTTCGGCCTCTACGGAGTCATGATTGGCACGATTTTGATTCTGAATCATCTCTTGTTCCTGGAGTCCTTCGGCGTTCCTTATATGTCCCCTTACATTCCCGGCAAATGGCGTGATCTGAAGGATACGCTGGTGCGGGTGCCGCTCTGGTGGATGCGCCGCCGCCCCAGCTTCCTGCATGTCCGGGATACGGACAGACTGCCCCGCAGCGTGCCAGCCGCAGAGATTGACCAGATTCTCAGGCAGGGAGATGAGACCGATGAATAA
- the recQ gene encoding DNA helicase RecQ: protein MEMQGSLMEQAQAELQKYYGYPDFRDGQKKIVNNLLEGRDTLGILPTGGGKSICYQVPALLQPGLTLVVSPLISLMKDQVDALTTAGIPAAYINSTLSGKEVNERIRAARRGDLKLLYVAPERLELDWFRLEMAGLNISCVAVDEAHCVSQWGHDFRTSYLAVSPFVEQLPQRPILAAFTATATPEVMEDMVRLLRLREPGVFMTGLGRDNLAMSVLRGENKREFVLDYAAQHAHQPGIVYAATRKEVDDLYQRLQAAGITAGRYHAGMNDQERADSQEGFLYDDIRVMVATNAFGMGIDKSNVRYVIHYNMPKNMEAYVQEAGRAGRDGEPSDCILLFSAQDIMTQKFLIEQNPQDPERKANEYRKLQQMIEYCYTTRCLRSAQLDYFGESHEDDHCGICSSCTDERELVDITVEAQKIFSCIHRMRERYGVALVSSVLKGSRNQKVLQYGFEKLPTHGAMSSRSEKEITEIINMLISEGYLALSEGQYPVVRLQPLAAEVLRGQRQVHQRVARTLVTSGTRDRSRSRDTSPSAVNETVFEQLRLIRRELAGREHVPSYIIFNDATLREMSVVCPQTESEMLRVKGVGEVKYRKYGKAFLEFFQNDM, encoded by the coding sequence ATGGAGATGCAAGGATCATTAATGGAGCAGGCCCAGGCCGAGCTGCAAAAATATTACGGTTATCCCGATTTCCGGGACGGCCAGAAAAAAATTGTGAACAATCTGCTGGAAGGCCGCGATACGCTGGGCATTCTGCCTACCGGAGGCGGTAAGTCCATCTGCTATCAGGTTCCGGCGCTGCTGCAGCCGGGGCTTACCCTGGTCGTCTCACCGCTGATCTCCCTGATGAAGGATCAGGTGGATGCTCTTACGACGGCAGGGATTCCCGCTGCTTATATCAACAGCACCTTGAGCGGCAAAGAAGTGAATGAGCGCATCCGCGCGGCCCGCCGAGGCGACTTGAAGCTGCTCTATGTAGCTCCTGAGCGTCTGGAGCTGGACTGGTTCCGCCTGGAGATGGCGGGACTGAACATCTCCTGCGTGGCTGTGGATGAGGCACACTGCGTCTCGCAATGGGGCCATGACTTCCGCACCAGTTATCTGGCAGTCTCCCCGTTCGTGGAGCAGCTGCCGCAGCGTCCGATTCTGGCGGCCTTCACAGCTACGGCTACCCCGGAGGTTATGGAGGATATGGTCCGGCTGCTGCGCCTGCGCGAGCCGGGTGTCTTCATGACCGGCCTTGGCCGCGATAACCTGGCGATGTCAGTGCTGCGGGGAGAGAATAAGCGCGAGTTCGTGCTGGATTATGCAGCTCAGCATGCCCATCAGCCGGGCATCGTGTATGCCGCCACCCGCAAGGAGGTGGACGATCTCTACCAGCGCCTTCAGGCCGCAGGGATCACTGCCGGGCGCTATCATGCCGGAATGAACGACCAGGAGCGGGCGGACAGCCAGGAAGGCTTCCTGTATGACGATATCCGCGTCATGGTCGCCACGAATGCCTTTGGAATGGGGATCGACAAGTCTAACGTGCGTTATGTCATCCATTACAATATGCCGAAGAACATGGAGGCCTACGTTCAAGAGGCGGGCCGTGCCGGGCGTGACGGGGAGCCGAGCGATTGCATCCTGCTGTTCAGTGCACAGGATATCATGACCCAGAAGTTCCTGATTGAGCAGAACCCGCAGGACCCGGAACGCAAAGCCAACGAATACCGCAAGCTCCAGCAGATGATCGAATACTGCTACACGACCCGCTGCCTGCGCAGTGCGCAGCTCGACTATTTCGGGGAGAGTCATGAGGATGATCACTGCGGGATCTGCAGCTCCTGTACTGACGAGCGTGAGCTGGTAGATATCACTGTAGAAGCGCAGAAGATCTTCTCCTGCATCCACCGGATGCGGGAGCGTTACGGCGTGGCGCTGGTCTCCTCCGTGCTGAAGGGCTCGCGTAACCAGAAGGTGCTGCAATACGGCTTCGAGAAGCTGCCGACCCATGGCGCTATGTCCAGCCGCAGCGAGAAGGAGATTACCGAGATCATCAACATGCTGATCTCGGAAGGCTATCTGGCCTTGTCCGAAGGCCAGTATCCGGTGGTCCGGCTGCAGCCGCTGGCAGCCGAGGTGCTGCGCGGCCAGCGCCAGGTGCATCAGCGCGTGGCCCGCACGCTGGTCACCTCCGGCACGCGGGACCGCAGCCGCTCGCGCGATACTTCGCCGTCTGCGGTCAACGAGACGGTGTTCGAGCAGCTGCGCCTGATCCGCCGCGAGCTGGCGGGGCGCGAGCATGTGCCGTCGTACATCATTTTCAATGATGCGACGCTGCGCGAGATGAGCGTGGTCTGCCCGCAGACGGAATCGGAGATGCTGAGGGTGAAGGGTGTCGGTGAAGTGAAGTACCGGAAGTACGGCAAGGCCTTCCTGGAGTTTTTTCAAAATGACATGTAA
- a CDS encoding B12-binding domain-containing radical SAM protein, whose product MRIILATLNAKYIHTSLAIRLLKAYSEHEFKDILLAEYTIKDPAMNIVSDLFQKQPDVIGFSCYIWNIEETIKLVGILKQVMPEVKIVLGGPEVSYEPLYWMKREAGVDFVVNGDGEETFHHLLQEIRDEHKYHFVYGAAYRKGEELIVNPPRPKSDLNTLPTPHRFAEDLPELSKRIVYFETSRGCPFNCQFCLSSIEVGVRYYDIERVKSDLLYLIEGGAKVIKFLDRTFNINRNYAMEMFQFLIDNHQGCVFQFEITADIMRPEVLDFLAQNAPPGVFRFEIGVQSTNDETNELVKRRQNFTKLSRTVMKIKASGNIDQHLDLIAGLPMEDYATFRKTFNDVFAMEPEELQLGFLKMLRGTGLRAQAAKYDYTYMEHAPYEILSSHVMPFADIIRLKRLEDVLEKYWNSQRLAHSVKYLIRHVFLSPFDFFQEFGDYWEERGWQKIGHQLEDLFTRLHDFLTDRGTASMDIVTGLMKLDYFLAHKYKPRKIWWDDVLDKAEWAKHLKQIASQPELISAKLAEAGLSERELQKFIVLDELPFRLAPVLDSISGLRYDGELDAEAGAQAEAGNRDGGEIHAAVTASAPAERGRAGAGGVAAAEADLLPSVAAVAGGVPAAAHSDPHPGASEGRTLLVVLYQQDESQRAQYYTLPL is encoded by the coding sequence ATGAGAATCATCCTGGCCACATTAAATGCCAAATATATTCATACTTCGCTTGCGATCCGGCTGCTGAAGGCGTATAGCGAGCATGAGTTCAAGGATATCCTTTTGGCGGAATATACCATCAAAGATCCCGCGATGAACATCGTGTCTGACCTTTTTCAGAAGCAGCCGGATGTGATTGGCTTCTCCTGTTACATCTGGAACATCGAGGAGACCATCAAGCTGGTCGGAATTCTCAAGCAGGTCATGCCGGAGGTCAAGATCGTGCTGGGCGGGCCGGAGGTATCCTATGAGCCGCTCTACTGGATGAAGCGGGAGGCCGGAGTGGACTTCGTTGTGAACGGTGACGGGGAAGAGACCTTCCACCATCTGCTGCAGGAGATCCGGGACGAACATAAGTACCATTTCGTATACGGTGCGGCTTACCGCAAGGGGGAAGAGCTGATCGTCAATCCTCCCCGTCCCAAAAGCGATCTGAACACCCTGCCGACCCCACACCGCTTCGCGGAGGATCTGCCGGAGCTGAGCAAGCGTATCGTTTATTTTGAGACAAGCCGGGGATGTCCCTTCAATTGCCAGTTCTGCCTGTCCAGCATTGAGGTGGGCGTGCGTTATTATGATATCGAACGGGTGAAGTCTGATCTGCTCTATCTGATTGAGGGCGGTGCCAAGGTCATTAAGTTCCTGGACCGCACGTTCAATATCAACCGCAATTATGCGATGGAGATGTTCCAGTTCCTGATCGATAATCATCAGGGCTGCGTGTTCCAGTTCGAAATTACCGCCGATATTATGCGTCCCGAGGTGCTGGATTTCCTGGCGCAGAACGCCCCTCCGGGCGTTTTCCGCTTCGAGATCGGCGTCCAGTCGACGAATGATGAGACCAATGAGCTGGTCAAGCGCCGCCAGAACTTCACTAAGCTGTCGCGCACGGTGATGAAGATCAAGGCCAGCGGCAACATCGACCAGCATCTTGATCTGATCGCCGGACTGCCGATGGAGGATTACGCCACCTTCCGCAAGACCTTCAATGACGTCTTCGCCATGGAGCCGGAGGAGCTGCAATTAGGTTTCCTCAAAATGCTGCGCGGCACCGGGCTGCGCGCCCAGGCTGCCAAATACGACTACACGTATATGGAGCATGCGCCATACGAAATTCTCAGCAGCCATGTCATGCCGTTCGCCGATATTATCCGGCTTAAGCGGCTGGAGGATGTACTGGAGAAGTACTGGAATAGCCAGCGGCTGGCTCATTCGGTCAAGTACCTGATCCGCCATGTCTTCCTGTCCCCGTTCGACTTCTTCCAAGAGTTCGGGGACTACTGGGAAGAGCGGGGCTGGCAGAAGATCGGGCATCAGCTGGAGGATCTGTTCACCCGGCTGCATGACTTCCTGACGGACCGGGGCACGGCCTCGATGGACATTGTCACCGGCCTGATGAAGCTGGACTACTTCCTCGCCCACAAGTACAAGCCCCGCAAGATCTGGTGGGACGATGTGCTTGATAAAGCAGAGTGGGCGAAGCACCTGAAGCAGATCGCCAGTCAGCCGGAGCTGATCTCGGCCAAGCTGGCGGAAGCCGGACTTAGCGAGCGGGAGCTCCAGAAGTTCATCGTGCTCGACGAGCTGCCGTTCCGGCTTGCGCCGGTGCTGGACTCGATCAGCGGACTGCGCTATGACGGGGAGCTTGACGCTGAGGCGGGTGCGCAGGCTGAAGCCGGGAACAGGGACGGTGGGGAGATACACGCGGCGGTTACAGCATCGGCCCCGGCAGAACGCGGGCGAGCTGGAGCGGGAGGCGTGGCTGCTGCTGAGGCAGATCTTCTGCCTTCTGTGGCAGCAGTGGCCGGTGGTGTGCCAGCGGCGGCCCATAGCGATCCGCACCCTGGGGCAAGCGAAGGCCGCACGCTGCTGGTCGTCCTGTATCAGCAGGATGAGAGCCAGCGGGCGCAGTATTATACGCTGCCTTTGTAG
- a CDS encoding GNAT family protein, protein MFRYGDEHGEQFKDQLLGFKLPAEQLQFTGLPEETLQDIKEDAGKEGVVIACGERAVGFFILHTGEGMADFFPDYADAVLLRAFLMDHASQGRGFAKAAMLLLPDLVRRYYPESRQIVLAVNERNTAASQLYLRAGFQDHGLRRSGNKGTQLILQYGLSSEPVEASADV, encoded by the coding sequence TTGTTTAGGTACGGTGACGAGCATGGGGAGCAATTCAAGGACCAGTTACTTGGCTTTAAGCTTCCAGCGGAGCAGTTGCAGTTCACTGGACTGCCGGAGGAGACGCTTCAGGATATCAAGGAAGATGCCGGTAAGGAGGGAGTGGTCATTGCCTGCGGAGAACGGGCTGTGGGCTTCTTCATCCTCCACACTGGTGAGGGCATGGCCGATTTCTTTCCAGACTATGCCGATGCAGTTCTGCTGCGCGCTTTCCTTATGGACCATGCCAGCCAGGGCCGTGGGTTCGCTAAAGCAGCGATGTTGCTGCTGCCGGATCTTGTCCGCCGCTACTACCCTGAATCCCGGCAAATTGTGCTGGCTGTGAATGAACGCAATACCGCCGCCAGTCAGCTATATCTCCGGGCCGGATTTCAGGATCATGGTCTGCGGCGGAGCGGAAACAAAGGAACACAGCTGATTTTGCAATATGGGCTATCCTCTGAGCCTGTTGAGGCTTCTGCTGATGTATGA
- a CDS encoding nucleotidyltransferase family protein — translation MYEGDVLHNRLMELFTRDTLLMDIFKRAQGLAPVPYYIGAGCLVQTVWNELTGRSPGYGISDIDFIYYDSSDLSYAAEDEMVAKGRELFDGIVLPVDLKNQARVHLWYPQKFGVEINPYLSLEAAIDSWPTTVTSLGARLELNGEWKIYAPFGLEDLFQLILRPNKALISEKIYEAKTQKWRSKWPELTVVPW, via the coding sequence ATGTATGAGGGGGACGTACTGCATAACCGTCTTATGGAGCTATTTACCCGCGATACACTGCTAATGGATATTTTCAAGCGTGCCCAAGGATTGGCTCCAGTTCCTTACTACATTGGCGCAGGATGCCTGGTGCAAACAGTGTGGAATGAACTTACCGGACGGTCGCCGGGATACGGAATCAGTGACATCGATTTTATTTACTACGATTCATCGGATCTGAGCTACGCTGCTGAGGATGAGATGGTTGCGAAGGGCAGGGAGCTTTTTGACGGTATTGTCCTTCCAGTCGATCTCAAAAATCAGGCTAGGGTCCATCTGTGGTACCCCCAGAAGTTCGGTGTGGAGATTAACCCCTACCTCTCCCTGGAAGCAGCAATTGACAGCTGGCCGACTACGGTGACCTCACTGGGAGCAAGGCTTGAGCTAAACGGTGAATGGAAGATTTATGCCCCATTTGGTCTGGAGGATTTATTTCAATTAATTCTACGGCCCAACAAAGCACTGATCAGCGAGAAGATCTACGAAGCGAAGACGCAGAAATGGAGGTCCAAATGGCCGGAGCTTACAGTGGTTCCTTGGTAG